GAGAGTAAAATCGGCAGATAGAATAGATATAAGAAAGATCATAAAGATGAAATAGCCTGGGTAAAAATGTAACCAGAGATGATGGTATCTTGAAAAGACAGATTAAACTTCAACATCGTTATTTTTATAAACATGTCAAAACCAAAGGGTTTAAAGAAATTATTAGAGGGTGAGGGGACTCCCCCAATCATTGACAAAATCATCCGTAATTGTATAATTGTCCGTGTTTACCGGTCCGGTATGGCTTATGCAGCCAATTCCATATTTTGGAGAGAGACTTGAAGGAGAATGGATATATGAGCCGAAGATTGACGGCTGGAGGATGGAGGTGCTTATCTACGATAATAAAAAAATTGAGTTCTGGGGAAGGAGACTGGAAAAAAAACCAAACTGGACTGAAGACCTTGATTATCTAATTGCATATTTAAAAGATTTACCATCAGGGACGATCCTTGATACCGAGTTATATTCAACCGGAGGCAGAAGGTTCATTCCCAGTCTATTTGCAAAAAGAAGGAAAAAAGAGCCGATTATCTATGTCTTTGATATAATCTATAAAGATGGTGAATTCCTTGGTGATTTACCATTGAAAAAGCGAAAGGAAATTCTGCAGAGATTGAAATTTATAAAGCCGTTCCAATTGATTGAATACAAGAGATTGAATGATATAAAAGAGGATTTTCAAAAGGCAGTGGCAAAGGGTGCAGAAGGGATTATCATAAAAAATCTTGACTCACCATACTGGGTTGGTAAAGATGGACCTATCGCTACTCATCACTGGCGGAAGATTAAGTAAAGATGATTAATGTGCTGGGGTTGGGATGCGGGATAGAATTAGTCAAAAACCAGCCTCTTAACCCCAACCAATTGACTATATTTATCTTTAGGTATTTAGGCATTTTAGGCATTTAGGTATTTATAATTGAGGAGGTCTTATGGCAGTAGGAAGATTCCAGGTGATGGCAACCTTACAGGCGGCCCGCGCCTTTGTCCTGGGCTTGCCGATTGAATCCGCAAAATCCTTTGGTCTGAATCGGGCAATATTTTATGCCGCGGCAAAGAAAGGATTTAAGGGTGCACCAAAAGGCGCGCCAAAAGAGTTTAAGATAAAACAGGCAACGGTTCAAGCAAAAGAGGCTGAAAAACTCAAAAAGAGTTTTAAGATCTATAATCTCGGTGATGAGATTGCCTATAGTGTGGAAGTCAATGGCAGACAGTATTTTATCATCGGCAATGAAGTTCAGACCAAAGAGGATTTTGCCCGACAGATTGAATCAAGGTTCGGTGAAAAATTCAAAGATGCCCGGGAAGAGGCGATAAGAATCTGTAAGCAATACGACAAGGGGGTTCTTTTATCCCAGCGCTATTTCTATGAAACAGTTTATAAGCCAAGGCGCGACGAACTGGGAAAGAAGTGGAGTGAACTGTAGGTTTGGGTAATTGAGGGGCATTACTTAATGGAAAAATCTCCGTCTCTATATAATGATGAAACAATCCTTGAGAATCTTAGGAAGGCAAAGAACGGCGATGAACTGGCACTTGAAGAATTGTGCCGCGAAGTCTATAAGTGGATATATAAATATCTGTATTACCGTGTCAAGAATGAGGCAGATTGCGAAGAATTGGCGAGCGAGGTGGTTATAAAAATGGTAAGGGCACTTAAACAACAGAGAGGCAATTTCTTTGCCTGGGTTTATAAGATTGCCGCAAATGCATTGATTGACTATTATCGGAAAGGTAAATACAAATTAGAGACGAGTTATGAGGAATTGCCCCATGAGTTGCCTGCTGATAATAATCCAAAGGAAATTTTAAGGATTGATAAGTTAAAAGAGGCAATTGCACATCTTTCAAAAGAGCAAGCTCAGGTCATCACATTGAAATTTATTCAGGAATATGACAACGATGAGATTGCTCAGATTATGGGCAAATCTACGGGTGCAATCAAGGTCCTGCAATATCGCGCATTAAAATCATTAAGGGAATATTTCAGGAAAAAGGGATATGAAATTAAAGATTGAAGAGATTTTAGACCAATTGCTAAAAGAGATGGCAAAAGGTAGGGATGTTAATGAGAAGATAAAAGAATACCCTGAATATGAAGATGAATTAAGGGAGTTATTACAAATAGCAGAGGAATTTAAAGAATTACCCAGGGTTGAACCTGGTGAGAGAGCAATTGCACGGACAGTCTCAGAGGCGAGAGAGATTTTTTATAAGCGTGAGAAACTCCCTCTTCTCAATAGATTTTTTGTGCTACAGCCTGCTTTAAGTAGGGTATTTGCAGTAATTATTATTGCAATTCTTATTTTTGGTTCCGGACTACTATTTAGTTCTCGCAGTATGCCTGGCGATGTATTATATCCTTTCAAGAGAATCTCTGAAAAAATTCAATATTCACTTACTTTCACTCCAGAGGGAAAGACTGTCCTCCATATTAAATTTGCTGACCGG
The candidate division WOR-3 bacterium genome window above contains:
- a CDS encoding RNA polymerase sigma factor, with product MEKSPSLYNDETILENLRKAKNGDELALEELCREVYKWIYKYLYYRVKNEADCEELASEVVIKMVRALKQQRGNFFAWVYKIAANALIDYYRKGKYKLETSYEELPHELPADNNPKEILRIDKLKEAIAHLSKEQAQVITLKFIQEYDNDEIAQIMGKSTGAIKVLQYRALKSLREYFRKKGYEIKD
- a CDS encoding DUF5667 domain-containing protein, which codes for MKLKIEEILDQLLKEMAKGRDVNEKIKEYPEYEDELRELLQIAEEFKELPRVEPGERAIARTVSEAREIFYKREKLPLLNRFFVLQPALSRVFAVIIIAILIFGSGLLFSSRSMPGDVLYPFKRISEKIQYSLTFTPEGKTVLHIKFADRRKEELVYSFNKNRKVDETILITMLGETENAYNLSQSLNEDRTLTMLKRIAEVNEAQMEILKNIKPNACTCDTVLINQALEKCNQRCRCLEERLNSKNIKSPCPYCGDSCTCW